From the Hyphomicrobium sp. ghe19 genome, one window contains:
- the hflK gene encoding FtsH protease activity modulator HflK yields MPWTSQGGGGNPGGNGGRKGGGGPWGQGPWGPSGGGGGGGGKEPPDLDEILRRGQDRVRQVMRGGGGNGNGSGNLGGGVPKPFLFLIAMLLLAGVSFYGFFFRVNPDEQGIVMRFGKFDRWEPAGLHFRWPYPIEEVRLPKVTQQRTIEVGAGRSVIGGQDSGLMLTGDGSVVDVRFVVFWRISPESDPATGETGVEQYMFNIAQPETTVREVAESAMREVVGQSALQPLLTGGRQKTQEDVRNLMQKTLDYYRSGIKIDQIQLKEVDPPQEVISSFREVAAAGQEKETLVKQAQTYQDQVTPRARGDADRIVAAAEGYRDQTVAEATGQAARFLKVYDEYKKAPDVTRERLYLEMQERVLSGADKIILDQKSGGQGVVPFLPLEQLQKRDQQQPDGAK; encoded by the coding sequence ATGCCCTGGACGAGTCAAGGCGGTGGCGGCAACCCCGGTGGGAATGGCGGCCGCAAGGGCGGTGGTGGCCCGTGGGGTCAAGGGCCCTGGGGCCCGTCCGGCGGTGGTGGCGGCGGCGGTGGCAAAGAACCGCCCGATCTCGATGAAATTCTGCGCCGTGGCCAGGATCGCGTGCGCCAAGTGATGCGCGGCGGCGGCGGCAACGGCAACGGCAGCGGCAACTTGGGCGGCGGCGTACCGAAACCTTTCCTTTTCTTGATCGCGATGCTGCTGCTTGCAGGCGTCTCGTTCTACGGCTTCTTCTTCCGCGTCAATCCGGACGAGCAGGGCATCGTCATGCGGTTCGGCAAGTTCGACCGGTGGGAACCGGCGGGCCTGCATTTCCGTTGGCCTTATCCGATTGAGGAAGTTCGTCTCCCGAAAGTTACGCAGCAGCGTACGATCGAAGTCGGCGCCGGCCGCAGCGTTATTGGCGGCCAGGACAGCGGCTTGATGCTGACGGGCGACGGCAGCGTCGTCGACGTTCGCTTCGTCGTTTTCTGGCGCATCAGCCCTGAATCGGATCCGGCAACCGGAGAGACGGGCGTCGAGCAATACATGTTCAACATCGCGCAGCCCGAGACGACCGTTCGTGAGGTCGCCGAGAGCGCCATGCGTGAAGTTGTGGGTCAGTCGGCCCTTCAGCCGCTTCTGACTGGCGGCCGTCAAAAAACGCAGGAAGACGTGCGCAATTTGATGCAGAAGACGCTCGACTACTATCGATCCGGCATCAAGATCGATCAGATCCAGCTCAAAGAGGTCGACCCGCCGCAGGAAGTCATCAGTTCGTTCCGCGAAGTCGCCGCTGCCGGTCAGGAGAAGGAAACCCTGGTCAAGCAGGCTCAGACTTATCAGGACCAGGTGACCCCGCGTGCACGCGGCGATGCCGACCGCATCGTTGCAGCCGCCGAAGGCTACCGCGATCAGACGGTCGCCGAGGCGACGGGTCAGGCGGCCCGCTTCCTGAAGGTCTACGACGAATACAAGAAGGCGCCGGACGTCACGCGCGAACGGCTCTATCTCGAAATGCAGGAACGCGTTCTGTCCGGAGCCGACAAGATCATCCTCGATCAAAAGAGCGGCGGCCAGGGCGTAGTCCCGTTCCTGCCGCTGGAGCAGCTCCAGAAGCGCGACCAGCAACAGCCCGACGGAGCGAAATAA
- a CDS encoding Do family serine endopeptidase, with translation MMKKRSALLVSVGFVALWGSAGAGPALADFTNGPASVAPLAKRLEDAVVNIATSQTVKGPAGSPLPKVPKGAPFEDFFDDFFNKRGGVPHGDRKVSSLGSGFVIDGKEGLIVTNNHVIEGAEEIDINFHDGSKLVVEKIIGRDTKADLALLKVTPKKPLADVKFGPSSGIEVGDWVMAIGNPFGLGGSVSLGIISAKSRDINSGPYDDYLQTDAAINKGNSGGPLFNMNGEVIGVNTAIISPTGGSIGIGFAVPSDTVAKVIDQLKQYGEVRRGWLGVKIQTVTDDIAETLGLPENTGALVAAVTPGSPASKAGLEAGDVILRFDGKEVTTMRGLPKMVAQAEVGQAVDLELLRKGQKQNAQVTVGRLEDDDDNASDLKSDLGKEADPKGSAIIGLMLSPLNDDLRKKYNLDDKIKGVVVEQVDPQSPAASKGLKPGDVIVEAAQDSVSEPDDVAKSVEKVKKAGRKAVLLRVEDSKGDLRFVAVPLS, from the coding sequence ATGATGAAGAAACGTTCGGCGCTTCTTGTCAGTGTTGGCTTCGTCGCGCTGTGGGGCTCCGCTGGTGCAGGACCCGCTCTGGCCGATTTCACGAACGGACCGGCGTCCGTCGCACCCCTCGCCAAGCGCCTTGAGGATGCAGTCGTCAACATCGCGACATCTCAAACCGTCAAAGGCCCGGCCGGCTCCCCGCTGCCGAAGGTTCCGAAGGGTGCACCCTTCGAAGACTTTTTCGATGACTTCTTCAACAAGCGCGGCGGCGTGCCCCACGGCGACCGCAAAGTCTCGTCTCTGGGCTCAGGCTTCGTCATCGACGGCAAGGAAGGCCTGATCGTTACCAACAATCACGTCATCGAAGGTGCCGAGGAAATCGACATCAACTTCCATGACGGCTCCAAGCTCGTCGTCGAGAAGATCATCGGCCGCGACACCAAGGCCGACCTCGCGCTTTTGAAGGTCACGCCGAAGAAGCCGCTCGCGGACGTGAAATTCGGCCCGTCCTCCGGCATCGAAGTCGGCGATTGGGTCATGGCTATCGGCAACCCCTTCGGCCTCGGCGGATCGGTTTCGCTCGGCATCATTTCGGCGAAAAGCCGCGACATCAATTCCGGTCCCTATGACGACTATCTGCAGACCGACGCGGCGATCAACAAGGGCAACTCCGGCGGCCCGCTGTTCAACATGAACGGCGAAGTCATCGGCGTGAATACGGCGATCATCTCGCCCACCGGCGGATCGATCGGCATCGGCTTCGCCGTTCCCTCCGACACCGTTGCGAAAGTCATCGACCAGCTGAAGCAGTACGGCGAAGTGCGGCGCGGCTGGCTCGGTGTCAAAATCCAAACCGTTACCGACGACATCGCCGAGACGCTGGGATTGCCTGAAAACACAGGCGCTCTCGTCGCAGCCGTGACCCCCGGCAGCCCCGCCTCGAAAGCTGGCCTCGAAGCAGGCGATGTCATTTTGCGGTTCGATGGCAAGGAAGTGACGACGATGCGCGGCCTGCCGAAGATGGTCGCCCAGGCTGAGGTCGGCCAAGCCGTCGACCTCGAGCTTCTTCGCAAAGGTCAAAAGCAGAACGCGCAAGTGACGGTCGGCCGCCTCGAAGACGACGACGACAACGCGAGCGACCTCAAAAGCGACTTGGGCAAAGAGGCCGATCCGAAGGGCTCGGCCATCATCGGCCTGATGCTCTCGCCCCTGAACGACGACCTGCGCAAGAAGTACAATCTCGACGACAAGATCAAAGGCGTCGTCGTCGAGCAGGTCGATCCGCAAAGCCCCGCCGCAAGCAAAGGCCTGAAGCCGGGCGACGTCATCGTCGAAGCGGCGCAGGACAGCGTCTCCGAGCCGGACGACGTCGCGAAAAGCGTCGAAAAGGTCAAGAAGGCGGGCCGCAAGGCCGTGCTGCTTCGCGTCGAGGACAGCAAGGGCGATCTCCGCTTCGTCGCAGTGCCGTTGTCGTAA
- a CDS encoding thymidylate synthase, whose amino-acid sequence MQQYLDLLRRVRTEGAKKTDRTGTGTLSVFGHQMRFDLSEGFPLVTTKKLHLKSIIVELLWFLSGATNTRYLKEHGVSIWDEWADAEGNLGPVYGKQWRSWEAPDGATIDQITNAVDDLKRNPDSRRIIVTAWNPGDLSKMALAPCHCLFQFYVTDGKLSCQLYQRSADVFLGVPFNIASYALLTMMMAQVTGLKPGDFVHTFGDAHLYLNHLEQADLQLSRTPRALPGMKINPAVSSIFDFKYEDFELTGYDPHPHIKAPVAV is encoded by the coding sequence ATGCAACAATACCTCGACCTGCTGCGCCGCGTCAGAACCGAAGGCGCGAAGAAAACCGACCGCACCGGCACCGGCACCCTTTCGGTCTTCGGCCACCAGATGCGCTTCGACCTTTCGGAAGGCTTCCCCCTCGTCACGACGAAGAAGCTTCACCTGAAGTCGATCATCGTCGAGCTGCTATGGTTTCTGTCTGGCGCGACGAACACCCGGTATCTGAAAGAGCATGGCGTCAGCATCTGGGACGAGTGGGCGGACGCGGAAGGCAATCTCGGTCCGGTCTACGGCAAGCAGTGGCGCAGCTGGGAAGCCCCCGATGGCGCGACCATCGATCAAATCACGAACGCCGTCGACGATCTGAAGCGCAATCCGGATTCGCGCCGCATCATCGTGACGGCGTGGAATCCGGGCGACCTGTCGAAAATGGCATTGGCGCCCTGCCATTGCCTTTTCCAGTTCTATGTCACGGACGGTAAGCTTTCCTGCCAGCTCTATCAGCGCTCGGCAGACGTGTTCCTCGGCGTGCCGTTCAACATTGCGAGCTACGCGCTGCTGACGATGATGATGGCCCAGGTGACGGGACTGAAGCCGGGAGATTTCGTCCACACGTTCGGCGACGCGCACCTCTATCTCAATCACCTGGAGCAGGCGGATCTGCAGCTGTCGCGCACACCGCGCGCGCTCCCCGGGATGAAGATAAACCCCGCCGTGTCATCGATCTTCGACTTCAAATACGAAGACTTCGAGCTGACAGGCTACGATCCGCACCCCCACATAAAGGCACCAGTGGCGGTTTAG
- a CDS encoding DUF2065 domain-containing protein, whose translation MNDLLAGLGIALVLEGLLWAAAPQKARRVLEEISTFSNGRIQAVAVAAVALGVFVVWVARG comes from the coding sequence ATGAACGATCTCCTCGCGGGGCTAGGCATCGCCCTTGTCCTCGAGGGCCTCCTCTGGGCCGCCGCGCCTCAAAAGGCGCGGCGGGTCCTTGAAGAAATTTCAACTTTCAGCAATGGCCGCATCCAGGCCGTCGCCGTCGCCGCCGTGGCGCTCGGCGTTTTCGTCGTTTGGGTGGCCCGGGGATGA
- a CDS encoding mannose-1-phosphate guanylyltransferase/mannose-6-phosphate isomerase, with translation MSNIYPVILSGGSGTRLWPLSRAMYPKQFIRFFNGQSSSFLGAALGRLPGPEGFERPILLCNNDHRFLVREEVERAGLEPRAIVLEPIARNTAPAIAVAALIALADNPDAVLAVMPSDHVIEDGAAFAQNIRRAAEVAATGKLVLFGIKPTEPHTGYGYIKRGAALAGFDGHAFTVESFAEKPDRATAERYLADGGYFWNSGIFALNAKTYLAEIERLEPKILEAARAALAGATDDLGFLRLDRAGFAASPNISIDYAVMEKTRAAAILPMDVGWNDVGSWSSLWDIAPRDDKGNFIKGEAVLEDTSNCYVHSERSIVSTIGVSDLVIVNTPDALLVADKSRTQDVSKIVQRLKQSNRKEQEQHLRNYRPWGYFETLNIGPRFQVKLLHVKPGGMLSMQMHHHRSEHWIVVQGTAQVSIGDREQLVRENESVYIFATQWHRLQNPGKVPVEIIEVQIGSYLGEDDIMRTDDIYHRQPEETK, from the coding sequence ATGAGCAATATTTACCCAGTGATTTTGTCGGGCGGCTCGGGGACGCGGTTGTGGCCGCTGTCGCGGGCGATGTATCCGAAGCAGTTCATTCGCTTCTTCAACGGTCAAAGCTCGTCGTTTCTCGGCGCGGCGCTCGGGCGGCTGCCGGGACCTGAGGGTTTCGAGCGGCCGATCCTCCTTTGCAACAACGACCACCGGTTTCTGGTGCGCGAGGAAGTCGAGCGCGCCGGTCTCGAGCCGCGCGCCATAGTGCTCGAGCCCATCGCGCGCAACACGGCACCGGCCATCGCGGTCGCGGCGCTGATTGCGCTTGCCGACAATCCGGACGCCGTTCTCGCGGTCATGCCGTCCGATCACGTCATCGAAGACGGCGCGGCGTTCGCGCAGAACATCCGGCGCGCGGCTGAGGTCGCGGCGACGGGCAAGCTCGTCCTCTTCGGCATCAAGCCGACGGAGCCGCATACCGGCTACGGCTACATCAAGCGGGGCGCGGCGCTCGCAGGCTTTGACGGTCACGCATTCACTGTCGAGAGCTTTGCGGAAAAGCCCGACCGCGCCACGGCGGAGCGCTATCTCGCCGATGGCGGCTATTTCTGGAACAGCGGAATTTTTGCTCTCAACGCCAAGACGTATCTGGCTGAAATCGAGCGGCTGGAGCCGAAAATTCTCGAGGCGGCAAGGGCTGCGCTCGCGGGCGCGACGGACGACCTCGGCTTCCTGCGCCTCGACCGCGCCGGCTTCGCGGCGTCGCCCAACATCTCGATCGATTATGCGGTGATGGAGAAGACGCGGGCAGCGGCAATCCTGCCGATGGACGTCGGCTGGAACGACGTCGGCTCGTGGTCGTCGCTGTGGGACATCGCGCCCCGGGACGACAAGGGCAACTTCATCAAAGGCGAAGCGGTGCTCGAAGACACTTCGAACTGCTACGTCCATTCCGAGCGCTCGATCGTGTCGACCATCGGTGTCAGCGATCTCGTCATCGTGAACACGCCGGACGCGCTGCTCGTCGCCGACAAGAGCCGCACGCAGGATGTTTCCAAGATCGTGCAGCGGCTGAAGCAATCGAACCGCAAGGAGCAGGAGCAGCACCTCCGAAACTACCGGCCATGGGGGTACTTCGAGACGCTCAACATCGGGCCGCGGTTTCAGGTGAAGCTCTTGCACGTGAAGCCCGGCGGCATGCTTTCAATGCAAATGCATCATCACCGGTCGGAGCATTGGATCGTCGTGCAGGGGACGGCGCAGGTGTCGATCGGCGACCGGGAGCAGCTCGTGCGCGAGAACGAGAGCGTCTACATTTTCGCGACGCAATGGCACCGGCTGCAAAATCCCGGCAAGGTGCCGGTCGAAATCATCGAAGTGCAGATCGGCTCGTACCTCGGCGAGGACGACATCATGCGCACCGACGACATCTATCACCGCCAGCCCGAAGAGACGAAATAG
- a CDS encoding ATP-binding protein produces MPGSSTSTQMNGGLDTSIGRIVSVTGSKAIVLLDGAGDLRSRSPDGRPEMGTLLAIETSRTTVLAIVSALSVPVPSQREGDSEVWIAELGLVGELTTVSESKTPKFNRGVTGYPALGDRVRLALRTELEATFCGDSGAMVRVGSIRQDSTIPAMVRVDELLGKHFAILGTTGTGKSCTTALILRSIVEKNPNAHIVLLDPHNEYATAFSEWAEVISPRNMQLPYWLLTFEELQEVLVGDSDRKAEIEILQEVIPIAKARYNSSRANEPAKLRRGYSDASRYTVDTPVPYRISDLLLLIDERLGKLENRKDLAPYRLLKHRIETISQDGRYAFMFGSLTVYDGMTQVLGRIFRVPVNRKPITILELTGIPSEVVNVVVSVLCRMTFDFALWSEGQVPVTLVCEEAHRYVPANSTLGFEPCKRAIAKIAKEGRKYGASLCIVTQRPAEIDPTILSQCNTVFALRMSNDRDQEIVASAVADTGAGLLEFLPSLGQREAIAFGDGMALPVRIKFDELPKRCLPKSSTANFSERWQKSLGDDGFLDQIVERWRASGIPASNDGSQHLAMMADALGFHGNAHPGAVPEVHDAGHDASVSGHKMPMAPTPYGTTSAVPRPSVPLPRRDMPPALPSGASSVSAPATASHQGAKSSTSAESLRSLRERLTRPLG; encoded by the coding sequence ATGCCTGGCTCAAGTACCTCAACTCAGATGAATGGCGGTCTCGATACCTCGATCGGGCGCATCGTTTCGGTCACGGGGTCGAAGGCGATCGTCTTGCTCGACGGCGCCGGCGACCTGCGCTCCCGCTCGCCGGATGGCCGGCCCGAAATGGGAACCCTGCTCGCGATCGAAACCAGCCGGACGACCGTGCTCGCCATTGTTTCGGCGCTGAGCGTTCCCGTCCCATCGCAACGCGAGGGCGACAGCGAGGTCTGGATCGCAGAACTTGGTCTCGTCGGCGAATTGACGACGGTCAGTGAAAGCAAGACGCCGAAATTCAACCGTGGCGTCACCGGCTATCCGGCGCTCGGCGACCGGGTTCGCCTGGCTTTGCGGACAGAGCTCGAGGCGACGTTCTGCGGCGATAGCGGAGCGATGGTGCGTGTCGGCTCGATCCGCCAGGACAGCACGATCCCCGCAATGGTCCGCGTCGACGAGCTGCTCGGCAAGCATTTCGCGATACTCGGCACCACGGGAACCGGCAAATCGTGCACGACGGCGCTGATCCTCAGATCGATCGTCGAAAAGAACCCGAACGCGCACATCGTGCTGCTCGATCCGCACAACGAATATGCGACGGCATTCAGCGAATGGGCCGAAGTGATCTCGCCGCGGAACATGCAGCTGCCCTATTGGCTGCTGACGTTCGAGGAACTGCAGGAAGTTCTCGTCGGCGACAGCGACCGCAAAGCCGAGATCGAGATCCTTCAGGAAGTCATCCCGATTGCCAAGGCGCGTTACAATAGCAGCCGCGCGAACGAACCTGCGAAGCTCCGTCGCGGCTACTCGGACGCCAGCCGCTACACGGTCGACACGCCCGTTCCCTATCGTATCTCCGATCTGCTGCTGCTGATCGACGAACGGCTCGGCAAACTCGAGAACAGAAAAGACCTCGCGCCCTACCGGCTTCTGAAGCACCGGATCGAGACGATCTCGCAAGACGGCCGCTACGCCTTCATGTTCGGATCGCTCACCGTTTATGACGGCATGACCCAGGTGCTCGGCCGAATTTTCCGGGTTCCCGTCAACCGCAAGCCGATCACGATCCTCGAGCTTACCGGCATCCCGTCGGAAGTCGTCAATGTCGTCGTTTCGGTTCTGTGCCGCATGACGTTCGACTTCGCGCTATGGAGCGAAGGCCAGGTGCCGGTGACGCTCGTCTGCGAAGAAGCGCATCGCTACGTGCCCGCAAACTCGACGCTCGGCTTCGAGCCTTGCAAGCGCGCGATTGCGAAGATCGCCAAGGAAGGCCGGAAATACGGCGCCTCGCTTTGCATCGTCACGCAGCGCCCGGCGGAAATCGATCCGACCATTCTTTCCCAGTGCAACACGGTCTTTGCTCTGCGCATGTCGAACGACCGCGACCAGGAGATCGTCGCCTCGGCGGTGGCCGACACCGGTGCAGGACTTTTGGAATTTCTCCCCTCGCTCGGGCAGCGCGAAGCGATCGCGTTCGGCGACGGCATGGCCTTGCCGGTGCGGATCAAGTTCGACGAATTGCCGAAGCGCTGCCTGCCGAAGTCATCGACTGCGAACTTCTCGGAGCGGTGGCAGAAGTCTCTTGGCGACGATGGCTTCCTCGATCAAATCGTCGAGCGCTGGCGCGCCTCGGGCATACCGGCGAGCAATGATGGATCGCAGCATCTCGCAATGATGGCGGATGCTCTCGGCTTTCACGGCAACGCGCATCCGGGCGCGGTGCCGGAGGTTCATGACGCCGGTCACGATGCAAGCGTCTCCGGGCATAAAATGCCGATGGCGCCGACGCCTTACGGCACCACGTCCGCCGTTCCACGGCCGAGCGTGCCGCTGCCCCGCCGCGATATGCCGCCGGCCCTGCCTTCGGGTGCCTCCTCGGTCTCGGCCCCTGCCACGGCATCGCATCAGGGGGCCAAATCATCTACGTCGGCTGAATCGCTGCGGTCGCTGCGCGAACGCCTGACGCGTCCGCTAGGCTGA
- a CDS encoding protease modulator HflC, with protein MRAFFAFILTVLGLAALGLYASAFIVHQNEQALVLRFGNPQQAITTPGLKWKVPFIDTVEKFDKRILDLDTTEQEVTASDQQRLIVDAYARYRITDQLKFYQNVRYEDRVREVVGPLIESEIRRVLGSATLQEVVKDKRESLMKQIAVQVNKEGRDYGLEVVDVRIKRADLPKENLVKVYDRMRADRVREATELRAQGEAESNRIRANADKDVTIIKATATQKSDEIRGDGEAERSRIFADAFGQDPEFFRFYRSMQAYTAAIKPEDTRMLLTPDSQFFRYFQDPNGKAPASPVHADQR; from the coding sequence ATGCGAGCGTTCTTCGCTTTTATCCTGACCGTTCTCGGTCTCGCGGCGCTGGGGCTTTACGCCTCCGCCTTCATCGTGCACCAGAATGAGCAGGCGCTCGTGCTCCGCTTCGGTAATCCGCAGCAGGCCATCACGACGCCTGGCCTGAAGTGGAAGGTGCCGTTCATCGACACCGTCGAGAAGTTCGACAAGCGCATCCTCGACCTCGACACGACCGAGCAGGAAGTGACGGCGTCCGATCAGCAGCGATTGATCGTCGACGCTTACGCCCGCTATCGCATCACCGACCAGCTCAAGTTCTATCAGAACGTGCGCTACGAGGATCGCGTTCGCGAGGTCGTGGGCCCGCTGATCGAATCTGAAATCCGTCGTGTTCTTGGTTCTGCAACTCTGCAGGAAGTCGTCAAGGACAAGCGCGAAAGCCTGATGAAGCAGATCGCCGTGCAGGTGAACAAGGAAGGCCGCGACTACGGTCTCGAAGTCGTCGACGTGCGCATCAAGCGCGCCGACCTTCCGAAGGAGAACCTCGTTAAGGTCTATGACCGGATGCGGGCGGACCGTGTTCGTGAGGCGACGGAGCTCCGTGCCCAAGGCGAAGCGGAGAGCAACCGCATTCGCGCCAACGCCGACAAGGACGTGACGATCATCAAGGCGACGGCGACGCAGAAATCCGATGAAATCCGCGGCGACGGCGAAGCCGAGCGCAGCCGGATCTTCGCGGATGCCTTCGGCCAGGACCCGGAATTCTTCCGCTTCTACCGGTCGATGCAAGCCTACACGGCCGCCATCAAGCCCGAAGACACCCGCATGCTGTTGACGCCTGACAGCCAGTTCTTCCGGTACTTCCAGGACCCTAACGGCAAGGCGCCCGCCTCGCCGGTTCACGCCGACCAGCGATGA
- a CDS encoding phosphatidylserine decarboxylase encodes MSKGHGILDTIFDQLSPVHPDGHKFVGIAAAVTLLFFFLYPPLGWICAGITAWVIYFFRDPQRVTPLRPGLVVSAADGKISGIEKVVPPAEMGLGSEPRTRISTFLSVFDVHINRAPIAGRVVRSIYIPGTFLNAALDKASEDNERRLIVIETPAEGDVGVVQIAGLVARRIVTFCEVGDTLGTGQRFGLIRFGSRVDVYLPPGKNALVSVGQRAVAGETVLADLQSIEPEREARHA; translated from the coding sequence GTGTCCAAAGGTCACGGCATTCTCGATACGATTTTCGACCAGCTATCGCCCGTGCATCCCGATGGACACAAGTTCGTTGGTATCGCCGCGGCGGTGACGTTGCTGTTCTTCTTTCTCTATCCGCCGCTCGGATGGATCTGCGCCGGCATCACCGCGTGGGTCATCTATTTCTTCCGTGATCCGCAGCGCGTGACACCGCTGAGACCTGGCCTCGTCGTCTCCGCCGCCGACGGCAAGATCTCCGGCATCGAGAAAGTCGTGCCACCTGCCGAGATGGGCCTCGGCTCGGAGCCGCGCACCCGCATCTCGACATTCCTCTCGGTGTTCGACGTTCACATTAACCGCGCGCCCATCGCCGGCCGCGTCGTCCGGTCCATCTATATACCGGGCACGTTTTTGAACGCAGCTCTCGACAAGGCGAGCGAAGACAACGAACGCCGGCTTATCGTCATCGAGACCCCAGCCGAAGGCGACGTCGGCGTGGTGCAAATCGCAGGACTTGTGGCGCGCCGCATCGTGACCTTTTGCGAGGTGGGTGACACACTCGGAACCGGCCAGCGCTTCGGTTTGATCCGTTTTGGGTCGCGTGTGGACGTTTATCTGCCACCCGGCAAAAACGCTCTCGTCAGCGTTGGTCAGCGTGCGGTTGCAGGCGAGACGGTTTTGGCAGATCTTCAATCGATCGAGCCGGAACGCGAAGCGCGCCACGCCTGA
- a CDS encoding dihydrofolate reductase: MNDITVSLIVAVSENGVIGRDGGLPWRLSSDLKTFRRLTMDKPIIMGRKTFQSIGKPLDGRDNIVVTRDPSFEVAGVSTCETVSDALTLGRVLAKTRGAEEIMVIGGAAIYDAAFPVADRVYLTRVHAVVDGDRHFAPLDAAQWQKIGEEALPNGPRDDHASTLIVYDRLKTSA; encoded by the coding sequence ATGAATGACATAACAGTTTCCCTAATCGTCGCCGTCTCCGAGAACGGCGTCATCGGACGCGACGGTGGCTTGCCGTGGCGGCTCTCATCCGACCTCAAGACGTTCCGTCGCCTCACGATGGACAAGCCCATCATAATGGGCCGCAAAACATTCCAATCGATCGGTAAGCCGCTCGACGGTCGCGATAACATCGTCGTCACGCGAGATCCCTCATTCGAGGTAGCCGGCGTCTCGACGTGCGAGACCGTGAGCGATGCGCTGACCCTTGGACGCGTTCTCGCGAAGACGCGCGGCGCCGAGGAGATCATGGTTATCGGCGGTGCGGCAATCTATGATGCGGCATTTCCCGTCGCAGATCGGGTCTACTTGACCCGCGTTCATGCGGTAGTTGACGGTGACCGTCATTTCGCGCCGCTCGACGCCGCCCAATGGCAAAAAATCGGCGAGGAGGCGCTGCCAAATGGCCCTCGCGACGACCATGCATCGACGCTAATCGTTTACGATCGCCTGAAAACATCGGCCTAA
- the pssA gene encoding CDP-diacylglycerol--serine O-phosphatidyltransferase, producing MDADEPFIETETRRRRRRSLFRHRRVPVRMLVPNFFTLLGLCAGLTSIRMGIEGRYDLALAAIVFAACLDGIDGRIARLLKASSRFGAELDSLADFVNFGVAPAFLLFNWGLGDLKSAGWICVMIFALASALRLARFNAALDDDKPKWQSNYFMGMPTPAAAIVLLLPVYLDQLGLADIKTQWALKIVLVYTVFVAFMMVSSIPTYSGKLVGERVGREWVLPIFVVAIGVVAFLFTYPYETLTVLTLIYLGFIPVSWRNFRDRSEGESAAAAAAQAASPQPSETPAPQQGTGRIFTFRPTDPTK from the coding sequence ATGGATGCGGATGAGCCATTCATCGAGACCGAAACGCGCCGTCGCAGGCGCCGGTCTCTGTTCCGTCACCGGCGCGTGCCGGTGCGGATGCTCGTGCCGAATTTCTTCACGCTCCTCGGTCTGTGCGCCGGCCTGACATCGATCCGGATGGGGATCGAAGGCCGTTACGATTTGGCGCTGGCGGCGATTGTCTTCGCCGCCTGTCTCGACGGCATCGATGGCCGCATCGCCCGGCTCTTGAAAGCCTCGTCCCGTTTCGGTGCCGAACTCGACAGTCTCGCCGACTTTGTGAACTTCGGCGTCGCTCCGGCTTTTCTGCTTTTCAATTGGGGGCTCGGCGACCTGAAAAGCGCAGGCTGGATCTGCGTGATGATCTTCGCGCTCGCCTCCGCGCTCCGCCTAGCACGCTTCAATGCGGCGCTCGACGATGACAAACCGAAGTGGCAATCGAACTACTTCATGGGCATGCCGACGCCCGCGGCGGCAATCGTCCTGCTGCTGCCGGTCTATCTCGATCAGCTCGGCCTAGCCGACATCAAAACGCAGTGGGCATTGAAGATCGTGCTCGTCTACACGGTATTCGTCGCCTTCATGATGGTGTCGTCGATCCCGACATACTCCGGCAAACTGGTCGGCGAGCGCGTGGGACGGGAATGGGTATTGCCGATATTCGTCGTCGCCATCGGCGTCGTCGCGTTCCTGTTCACCTATCCTTACGAAACGCTGACTGTGTTGACGCTGATTTATCTTGGCTTCATTCCCGTTAGCTGGCGGAACTTCCGCGACAGGAGCGAGGGCGAGAGCGCAGCCGCCGCCGCTGCGCAAGCGGCTTCTCCTCAACCAAGCGAAACGCCCGCGCCACAGCAAGGCACGGGGCGCATCTTCACGTTCCGTCCGACCGATCCGACGAAATAA